The segment CATCGCCTGTCAACATATCGTTGCAGAAGTCTTTGCAAAAAATAATGTACCCGAAGGTGTGAGTTGTTTGATACAAGGTGGCAGAGAAATTGGTGAATGGATGAGTAACGATACTCGTGTCCCGTTGGTATCTGCAACAGGAAGTACTCGTATGGGCAAATCAGTTGGTGCAGCTGTAGGACAACGTTTAGGCAGAAGTTTATTAGAGCTAGGTGGTAACAATGCCATCATCATCAGTGAACATGCAGATCTTAACATTGCGATTCGTGGTGCCGTGTTTGGTGCTGTTGGAACGGCTGGTCAACGTTGCACTACTACCCGTCGCTTGATTATTCATGAATCGGTCTACGATACGGTTAAAGAAAAATTGGTTGCTGCTTACAAACAATTAAGCATTGGTGATCCGTTGAATGAAAGCTACCATGTTGGTCCATTGATCGATACTGATGCAGTAAACGCATATAGCAAAGCAATTGAACAATGTAAAGCCGAAGGCGGACATTTCATTGTGGAAGGCGGCGTTTTATCAGGTGCCGGTTATGAAAGCGGCTGTTATGTAAAACCATGCATAGCTGAAGCAAAATCAGGTTTCAAAATTGTTGAGCATGAAACCTTTGCCCCTATTCTTTATTTGTTGAAATATAAAACCATTGATGAAGCAATTGCTATTCAGAACGGCGTGCCGCAAGGTTTATCATCTTCCATCATGACCTTGAATATGCGTGAAGCGGAGCAGTTTTTATCAACTACCGGCAGCGATTGTGGAATTGCCAATGTAAATATCGGAACGAGCGGCGCTGAGATAGGCGGTGCCTTCGGTGGCGAAAAAGAAACCGGTGGCGGCAGGGAAAGTGGCAGCGATGCCTGGAAAAATTATATGCGCCGTCAAACCAACACGATCAACTATTCAACAAATCTGCCTCTGGCTCAGGGAATTAAGTTTGATATTTAAGTATCCCTTAACAGCCTTTGCCAATAGATTAAACGACTAATCAACAGCCGTCTGAAAAGCAATGAGGGCGGCTGTTTCACTCAAAAAATTCTGCAAAATGTGGGTAAACGGTATATTTATTTGCCCAACATGCCGCAACTTTACAAATCGTTTTAAAATAAGAAAGACATATGCAGTTAAACAAAGTGTTGCTTGTAACATCCGTATTCGCCCTCTCCTCGATCTGTGCCTTCTCCCAGGCTTCTGTAAAAGAAGATCAGTTTAAAGGCTGGCATCTCAAAAATCAATCTTCTGATGGATTTTATGGTATTAGTCTTGAACAGGCGCTTGAGTTTGTAAAAAACAAAAAAAGCACAACCGTTATTGTGGCGGTGATCGACAGTGGTATTGATACCTTACACGAAGATCTGAAGCCGGTATTGTGGCGTAACCCAAAAGAAATTCCCAACAACGGAATTGATGATGACAAGAATGGTTATGTAGATGATTACTATGGCTGGAATTTTCTTGGTGGTAAAGATGGCAAAAATGTAAAAGAAGATTCTTACGAAGCTGCACGTTTGTATCATGCACTCAAACCTAAATATGGTGGCACTGTTGATGAAAGCAAATTGTCAGCAATTGAAAAAGAAGAATACCGCATTTTCAAAAAAGCACAGGGAGATATTGAACATGGTTCAACTGAAGCACAAACACAAGTTGTATTTCTGAAAAGTTTGTACAACAAATCAACTGTTGCTGACAGCATATTGAAATTGAAATTCAAACCGGAATATACTGGTAACGATCTGGCAACATTTAAACCTGCCAATTCAAAAGAAGCCGATGCAAAATCAACCATGTTTGCATTGTTCAAAGGTTTTGAATTGATGGATGCCAACAACGACTTCATCATTAAAGAGTTTACCAGTTATTACCAGGGCCAGGAGAAAAAAGCTTCTGCTTCAACTAGCGCTCCTAAAGATTATCGTGGTGAAATAGTAAAAGATAATTATTACGATTTCAATGATCGTTTTTATGGCAACCCCGATGTTATGGCGAACACTCCCTTCCATGGAACACATGTAGCCGGCATCATTGCCGCTGCACGTAACAATGGTATTGGTGTCGATGGTGTAGCAAATGATGTACGCATCATGACTATCCGTGCCGTGCCTGATGGTGATGAGCACGATAAAGATATTGCACTTGCTATCCGTTATGCTGTTGATAATGGTGCGAAAATCATCAACATGAGTTTTGGTAAAAGTTTTTCCCCACAAAAGAAATGGGTTGATGACGCAGTTCGTTATGCACAAAGCAAAGGTGTACTATTAGTACATGCAGCAGGTAACGATGGTAAGAATGTAGACAGTTCTGAGAACTATCCTAACCCGAATATTGTTGAAACAAAAATGAAAGCTCCCAACTTTATTACTGTTGGTGCAAGCGGCGATCCCAAAACAGGTGGTCTTGCTGCAGACTTCAGTAACTATGGTAAAAAGGAAGTGGATGTATTTGCTCCGGGTGTAAAAATTTATTCAACTATTCCCGGTGGTAATACTTATGGATTTGCACAAGGAACAAGTATGGCGAGCCCTGTGGTAGCTGGTTTAGCAGCGTTCATTCTATCCTACTATCCTGATCTGTCACCGGAACAGGTGAAGTTTTGTATTGAAAAAGGTTCAGTTAATCCAAACATGCAGGTAACAAAACCCGGCAGTGAGGAGAAAGAAGATTTTGCAAACTTCAGTCGCACAGGTGGTTTATTAAATGCATACGAAGCAATTAAAGTTGCTGCAACATTAAAAGGTGAACGCAACACTACTGCTCCGGCAGCACCTAAACCGCAACCAAAACCAAAAGTTAAGAAATCGAAAAAAGGATAATACTTTGACTTTAAAACCCGCTTTTCAGCGGGTTTTCTTTTTATGTTTACAATATCTGAAGCAGTTTGCTGTTATGCATATTCCAAAACCTGATTATCATGTCACGACCAACCACTAACGACTACTCATCTTTTTATCACAACTATGTAATGAATGTGCAGGAAGATGATGTAAAGAAAGCTTTCGAAAATCAATTTGCAGTACTCGATTCTTTTCTTGCATCAATACCGGATTCAAAAGCTGATCATGCTTATGCTGAAGGTAAATGGACGGTGAAACAATTATTGCAGCACATGATCGATGCGGAACGCATCTTCACCCACCGTGCACTATGGTTTGCACGCCAGAGCCCCTCCCCACTTAGTGGTTTTGATGAAAATGAGTATGCGGCCATTGCGGATGTAAGCAAACGCACAATACAATCGTTGGCCGATGAGTTCAAAGCCGTTCGCAAAAGCAGCGAATTGCTGTACAATAGCTTCTCCTGGAAAGAATTAAATACCAGCGGTATGGCTAATAACAACTCCATTACCGTGAATGCAATTGGGTATGTAACACTCGGGCACTTTCTGCATCATAAACGCATCCTCGAAGAACGATACTTGTAAAAAAGGTCAGGCTTCCGTTGTAACGGAAGCCTGATGTTTTAAAATACTGTAAACCTGTAAGCCGGATTTTGTCGAGAGCTATCATTTATCTGTCCAACAACTTACGCTGAAGGATCAATCTGCCTACCCTCCGTCATCGAACGAGCCGTTCTCAGGCGACGGTATATGTGGCATTTCAGCACGTAAGGTTTACCCCGCTATAACATTGCTGTTATAACCCGTAGGCTCTTACCCTACGTTTTCACCTTTTCCCACCATAGCCTTGGCGTAGGTGGGTAGTTATTTTCTGTGGCACTTTCTGTTGCTCCGCCTGAGGCGGAACACCCGGCTCTTCACCGGTACGTTGCTCTATGCTGTCCGGACTTTCCTATCCCGCCGAAACGGGAACGATAGCTTAGTTTACAGTAACTGCAAAAATAAGATTTTGGGCTGAGGTATGTCCTACTTATTGCAGGATGGAACATTTTATCAATCGTTATAAGTATGACATACCTATCACCCAAAAAAATCCCCCAACAAAAGTTGAGGGATGCGATAAACATTCAATGTGTTAGCTAGTTGCAATGCTCTTCAAATGCACTGATAAGATTTTGTGCGATCATTTGCGCCGGACGACCTTCGATGTTGTGGCGTTCGATAATGTGAACCAACTGACCATCTTTAAATAATGCGATAGCCGGTGAACTTGGAGGATAAGGCAACAAATGCTCACGGATCTTTTTCACTGCATCAATATCAAAACCAGCGAAGCTGGTCAATAAATGATCAGGACGCTTCGTGCTGTTATGCACAGCCATCAACACACCTGGTCTTGCACTACCTGCCGCACAACCGCAAACTGAGTTAATAAAAACGAGACTTGTCCCTTTCTGCGTTAATGCACTGTCAACCGACTCTGCTGATAACAATTCATCAAAACCACCTTCAGTCATTTCCCCTTTCATGGGTAATACTATTTCTGCTGGATACATAATGTAATAGTTTAAATTTTATGCAAAGCTACAGGAATTGAAAATTCAATCAGTAAAAAAAGAAATTTTGACAGAACCATTGCAGGATAGTAGACTTTTTGTCGCATTTATATTCGTAAATCTGAAATGACGGCGCAAAAAAACCTGTTGGAATATGCTTTGATGATTCCATACCATTATTAAAAACAATTAAAACTTTAATACTATGACAATGGTAAAATTGCACAGCCCCGTTCAGAAAAACCTCAACAACTTCTTTGATGAGTTTTTCAATGAGTTACCTGCTTTTGGTAAAACAGTCAACAATCTTTTTTCTCCTGCAGTAAACATCGTTGAAACTTCTGATGCTTATCATCTTGAGCTAAATGCTCCGGGCCGCAATAAAGAAGACTTTCATGTTTCTGTAGACAAAGGTTTATTAACCATCAGCTACGAGAAAAAAGAAGAAGCGAAGAATGAAGATGCGAAAGTAGTTCGTCGTGAGTTCAGCTTCCAAAGCTTTAAACGCAGCTTTACAGTTGATGAGAAGATCAATGCAGAAGCTATCCAGGCGAAATACGAAAATGGTTTGTTGAAATTGTTACTGCCTAAGAAAGCAGAACAGCAACAACCTGTGAAAACGATCACTATTCAGTAATAGATTTCATATAGCTTGTTTTATAGCAGTTGGTTTTGGTTACCCCGTTGTTTTTACAACGGGGTTTTTGTTTCTGTTAACAAGTGTTTCAGCAGACATGATTATCTTCGCCACAATCGACATGAAAGCTCTATTAACCCTTCTTACCGGCCTGTTTATCCTGTTGAGCACCAAGGCACAGGATATTCCTGATTCTGTTCATGCAATTCCACCTGCAGTGGATACAACGTTGCGTATCCGCAACCTGAACCCTTATTTTACATTACATGTAGACAGCTCACTCAGTTATAAACTGGAGATCAACAAAGAGATCACTAATTATTATTGGTACCTTAAGAACTCACCTGTTGGTTTACGCATCAATAAAGACAACGG is part of the Lacibacter sediminis genome and harbors:
- the amaB gene encoding L-piperidine-6-carboxylate dehydrogenase produces the protein MQSIKTIDRMHDFIQQLGIKAQNSGVSTGINWLTSSGETITSSSPVDGKTIASVTSADKATYETVIAKAQAAFAEWRTWPAPKRGEIVRQIGEALRAKKEPLGRLVSYEMGKSLQEGYGEVQEMIDICDFAVGLSRQLHGLTMHSERPLHRMYEQWHPLGIVGIISAFNFPVAVWSWNTMLAWICGDVCIWKPSEKTPLCGIACQHIVAEVFAKNNVPEGVSCLIQGGREIGEWMSNDTRVPLVSATGSTRMGKSVGAAVGQRLGRSLLELGGNNAIIISEHADLNIAIRGAVFGAVGTAGQRCTTTRRLIIHESVYDTVKEKLVAAYKQLSIGDPLNESYHVGPLIDTDAVNAYSKAIEQCKAEGGHFIVEGGVLSGAGYESGCYVKPCIAEAKSGFKIVEHETFAPILYLLKYKTIDEAIAIQNGVPQGLSSSIMTLNMREAEQFLSTTGSDCGIANVNIGTSGAEIGGAFGGEKETGGGRESGSDAWKNYMRRQTNTINYSTNLPLAQGIKFDI
- a CDS encoding S8 family peptidase produces the protein MQLNKVLLVTSVFALSSICAFSQASVKEDQFKGWHLKNQSSDGFYGISLEQALEFVKNKKSTTVIVAVIDSGIDTLHEDLKPVLWRNPKEIPNNGIDDDKNGYVDDYYGWNFLGGKDGKNVKEDSYEAARLYHALKPKYGGTVDESKLSAIEKEEYRIFKKAQGDIEHGSTEAQTQVVFLKSLYNKSTVADSILKLKFKPEYTGNDLATFKPANSKEADAKSTMFALFKGFELMDANNDFIIKEFTSYYQGQEKKASASTSAPKDYRGEIVKDNYYDFNDRFYGNPDVMANTPFHGTHVAGIIAAARNNGIGVDGVANDVRIMTIRAVPDGDEHDKDIALAIRYAVDNGAKIINMSFGKSFSPQKKWVDDAVRYAQSKGVLLVHAAGNDGKNVDSSENYPNPNIVETKMKAPNFITVGASGDPKTGGLAADFSNYGKKEVDVFAPGVKIYSTIPGGNTYGFAQGTSMASPVVAGLAAFILSYYPDLSPEQVKFCIEKGSVNPNMQVTKPGSEEKEDFANFSRTGGLLNAYEAIKVAATLKGERNTTAPAAPKPQPKPKVKKSKKG
- a CDS encoding DinB family protein; translated protein: MSRPTTNDYSSFYHNYVMNVQEDDVKKAFENQFAVLDSFLASIPDSKADHAYAEGKWTVKQLLQHMIDAERIFTHRALWFARQSPSPLSGFDENEYAAIADVSKRTIQSLADEFKAVRKSSELLYNSFSWKELNTSGMANNNSITVNAIGYVTLGHFLHHKRILEERYL
- a CDS encoding BrxA/BrxB family bacilliredoxin; translation: MYPAEIVLPMKGEMTEGGFDELLSAESVDSALTQKGTSLVFINSVCGCAAGSARPGVLMAVHNSTKRPDHLLTSFAGFDIDAVKKIREHLLPYPPSSPAIALFKDGQLVHIIERHNIEGRPAQMIAQNLISAFEEHCN
- a CDS encoding Hsp20/alpha crystallin family protein, encoding MTMVKLHSPVQKNLNNFFDEFFNELPAFGKTVNNLFSPAVNIVETSDAYHLELNAPGRNKEDFHVSVDKGLLTISYEKKEEAKNEDAKVVRREFSFQSFKRSFTVDEKINAEAIQAKYENGLLKLLLPKKAEQQQPVKTITIQ